The DNA window TATCATAAGTTCCTCAGGATCTGTTATAACATTGCTTGAAAGTGTATCCAAAATAGTTCGTTCTTCATTATCATCATAAACAGGCTTATTTAGTGAAATATATGTATTAAGGGGAATATGCTTTTGGCGACTTGCCGTTTTAATTGCAGTTATTACTTGCCGTGTTATGCATATCTCAGCAAACAGCCTAAAATGCGGATATTTATCAATGTCAAAATCTCTAATTGCTTTAAATAAACCAATCATACCTTCCTGATAAATATCTTCTTTGTCAGCACCAATTAAGAAATACATTCTACATTTTGCTTTTACAAAGTTTTGATATCTTGAGATAAGTTCATCAGTAGCCTCTTTACAACCTTCTTTTGATAGTTTTACTAATTCTTCATCAGAAAGTTTAATAATATTTTGAGTGCTGTTTTGAGTAGACAAGGCAAATGCCCCCTTAAGTGTAATAAGGATATAATTGTCATATTGATAGCTTTATGCTAATTATACAATATTAGCTTAACATAATCAATCAGAGTCTACTTTTCCTCTTAATTTATCTAAGATTTTTAATATTCTTTCGTCAAGCTGGTCTTCTACCTTGTTAGAATAAATCTTCATTTCCTGTATTCTCTTTAGTTCTTTTCTGGCTTTTTCAACCTCTAATTTAAACTGTCTTGCAGGCATTCTTGTTGCACCACTTCCAAGTATTATAAGCTGTTCTAAGTAGTCTGACGTGACAACAACAATATTCTCATTCTTTGCATTTTCATATACATATCTTTCGATAAAGCTATCTGCTGTTTCTCCTTCTTTTGTAAAAATTACCTCTACTCCATTTATCATTTCAGATTTTAATAAAGCACCTTTAACTTGGTGAGCATCAAACACAACAGTTATTTTATATTTTTTAAAGCCTTGATAATCAGCCAATATATCAATAAGCTTTTTACGGGCACTGTCAAGGTCCTCTAAAGCAATTTCTTTTAAATCTTCCCATGCATTTAATATGTTATATCCATCAATAATAAGATGCAATTTTATACCCCTCTACAAACTTCTTTGCCTTAGAATTTCAGAAAAGATTATCCCTGCAGCTACAGAAGCATTAAAAGAATTCAAGGTACCTTTTTGTGGTATTTTAATTAAAAAATCTGCCCCTTCTTTTATAAGCCTTGAAATGCCCTTACCTTCACTACCAATTATTATCCCAACAGAGCCTTTAAAATCAGTTTTGTATATAGTATTTTTAGCATTAATATCAGAAGCATAAATCCAGATATTTTTTTGTTTCAATTCATCAATAGTTCTTCTTAAGTTTGTAACTCTTGCAATTTTTACATATTCAAGAGCACCTGCTGAAGATTTTTCAACAATAGGAGTAATAGGACAGGAATTTCTCTTTTCAATAACTATCCCATGGGCTCCTGTCAAATATGCCGAACGAATGATTGCTCCATAATTTTGCGGATCTGTTATACCATCAAGTAAAACAATAAATGGAGATTCATTTTTCTTTTTTGCTTCATTAATTATATCTTCAACCTCTACATATTCAAAATCCTGGCTTATTGCAATAATCCCTTGAGAATTCTTGGTTTTTTGCATTTTTTCTATCTTTGTTCTATCAACAAATTTATAAACTATTCCTCTTTCTTTACAAAGGTTTATTATCTCAAGTGTCTGCTTATCCTTTTGGTTGTTTGCAATATATATATCAGATATATTTTGTCTACTTAATATAGCCTCTTTGACTGGATTTTTCCCTTCAATATATCTCACTTTGTTTATCTCCCCTTTATTTGTATTTTTCTTGAACTTCTTTGAATTTCCCACATGTAAACTTTCCTTCTGGGCAGTATCCAAGCCTTATACATTTTGGCCCTGCTGTCTTAAAAACTGTTGGTGCTATTTTTCTAACTTCTTTTAATATCTTATCAGCTACATCTCTAATCTCCCACTGTGCCCTATTGCAACATCTTTCCTCAAAAAAATGAAGTAATTCCCTTGCGTTCATTGTCATTACAATCTTTGTTTCACACGCATTTGGTAAAATGTATCTTGCGTCCTCAATTGCCATTTTCTCAGCTTTTTGTTTTGCTTCTTTCTCAGTAAGTCCTTCATTTATTAACTTTTTAGTAATCTTTTCTTGTAGCTTAGTTGATAAATCTTGATAAACCTCTGCTATCTTATTCATTGTATTAATATATATATCATTTAACTCCTCATCTTCATTTATACTTGGAGGAGTAATGTATTGAAACTCCTGCAAGTTTACATATCTTTGTGATTGTTGCGAATATGATGCAATTCTATGCCTTACAAGTTGGTGTGTGAAACTTCTGCTAACTCCTTCAATACCTATAGAAAATGATATATGTTCCAGTGGTGACTGATGACCAACTTCAACAAGAAAATTTAAAAGCTTGTTAGCCTTTTCATAATCCATATTTTCAAATAAATTTTCTATATCAGATTTTGAGTAACATAATCTTGCAGCAGCTGCAACAAGCTTCTCTGGTTCAGGTGTATGTGATAAAATATATACTTTACTTTCCATGTTATCCTCCATTTTCTTCTATTGCATTTTAATTGTTCATGATTACTATCAAAAAATGTGTTAAAATAATTTTATCATAAAAGGAGGTTTAAATAAAAATAATGGCAAAAATATTTTTATCTAAAGAACATGTTGATTATGTGGTTATTTCTCACAACTTTATAGCAAACCAAATGCCTTTTGCTAATGGTGAGTTTGTCAAAGTATTTATTTATTTGAAATACTTACTTAGTACTTCTGCAAATGATATAGATATAAGTAAGATAGCTAAGGATTTAAACCTTCTTGAAAGTGACATACTTAAGGCAATAGATTTTTGGGCAGAAAAAAATCAAATTTCTATTGAAAAGGATCAAGATGGAAATATATCAGTTTTATTTTCTGAATCAGTAAAAGAAAACATAACTGAAAAACAAGAAGTTACTCCTCCAGTATATTCAACAGAGGATATTGAAAGATTTTATGAAACTGATAATAACTTTAAATTTCTTGTAAGCTATGCCGAAAATCAATACTGTAAAAGATTTAATAAAAACGATATCGACATTTTGTTAGAAATATATGATTGGTTAAAGCTACCTATCCCAGTTATTGTTGTTTTAATTAATTATTTGACAATAAATAGAAATAATAAAAGCTTAAAATATCTTGAACAAGTTGCTATATCATGGAAAGAAATGAATATAAATACTGCTGAAAAAGCTGAAGAATACATCAAATCACAAGAAGATAAATCAAAAGTCAAGAAATTAGTTCTTCAAAATCTCGGTATTTATAATAGAATGCCAACAAAGGTTGAAAATGAAATGATGGATAAATGGATAAATGAATGGAAATTTTCACCTGAGGTTATACTATATGCATGTAATTACACAAAAAATATAAATAATCCGACAGTTAATTACATAAATGGTATTCTTAAAAAATGGTATGAAGAAGGGCTTAAGGATATTGATACAATACAAAACTATGAAAAGGAAACAAAAAAAGAAAAAAGCAAAAATGTAAAATCAAATAATTCTAAGTCTTCTCAGCAAAGAGATCCGAGTGAATACGCTGAACTTGAAGACCTTTTCAAAAAGGTAGTTAGAGGGAATGGTAAATGAATCTAAAAGAAATTAACAATAAAATTGATAAAATATACTTTGAAAAGTCTTTGAGAGCTGAAGATAGAAAAAAGCAAAGAATTGAAGAATTATCTTCAAAATCGCCTGAGTTTTCAGATTTGCATCAGAAAATTATAAAAGCTGGTCTTTTATTATCAAAAGCTTCACTTTTCGATAATAAAGAGGATATAAAGAAGTATACAAATATTTTAGATAACTTAATATTAAAAAGAGACCAAATAGTAGAAAGTTTGACTAATAATAAAAATTACTTAAATGATATATATGATTGTTATGAATGCAGAGATACTGGTTATATTCAAATTGAGAACCAATTAAAGATGTGTCAATGCAGAAATCAGTTGTTTATTGAGTTTTTGTATGAACAAAGTAATATAAAAGAAATAATAAAGGAACATAATTTCCAAAAGTTTAAACTTTCGTATTATAGTAAAGAGATAAATGAAGATGAAGATATATCACCGTATGAGAATGTTAGACATATTTTAAAAAATATAAAACAGTTTATTGATAACTTTGATAAACGTGAACAAAGAAATCTATTAATTTATGGAAATACAGGGCTTGGAAAAACCTTTTTGGCACATTCTATTGCAAAGGAAATGCTTGATAGAAGAAAAACTGTATTATTTTTGGATAGTCTTACATTATTTGAAATACTAAAAGCTCGATATGATAGTATAACAAGTTTTTATAATGAAAATAAAGAAGATAGTTTTAGGATATTAGATGACATTGATCTTTTAATTATAGATGATCTTGGAACTGAAGGTAAGAATATGAGATTTTTACATGGTGTTTTTCAGTCGTTGCTTGATAATAGGTATATAAATAATAAAAAGATGGTAATAACAACAAATCTAAACATTACTTCATTGAATGAATATTACCAAGATAAAAATGTAGGTAGGCTTCAAGAGTATTTTTTATTTCTTTATATTTTTGGAAATGATATAAGGGTGTTAAAGACAAAGAAAGAGTATAGTTAAACGAGGCTATCCTAAAACTTATAATTTGACTGTTATTAATTCAAGATATATAATACCTTGAATAATACAACTACAAAATATTGTTGTAAAATTATAAGAATTAATCTTGTAGGACAGCCTCATTTTTTATAATCCTAATAATATTCTAATTTTTTCACTTAATTCCTCTATTTTTTCTATATTTAACTTACCTACTTTTTTAATTAGCCTTTCTTTAGATATAGACCTTATATCCTCAGTTTTGGCATAAGACTTAACAGTAAGACCTGTTTCATTTGGTTCTAATTCAACGTGTAATGGTATATTTTTGTTTTTACTAGTTATAGGTACTACTACAACAAGCTCAGCTGGGCATGAATTAAATTCATCTATAGAAATAACTACTGCTGGCCTAATACCACTTTGTTCATGTCCTCTTGTAGGGTTTAAATCAACAAGCCATATCTCTCCCCTATTAGGGGCCATTATTCATTCTCCAAATCATATAAAGTATTGTCCCAAAGCTTACGTTCTTCTAGTTCATCTTGCCAAAGTTTATTATTATTCTTTAGTTCTTGATAGGCCTTAGCAGTATTTTCTATAATTAATTTCTTCTGGTAATTTTTTAGAGCTTCATTAATTATTTTATGCATTGGTTCATTTAGTTGAATAGATAATTTTTTCAAGTTCTCATAAGTAATATTATCAATTCTTACAGTTGTCGTTTTATTCATTCTTAACACCCTTTGTAGATAAAATAATCTACAATATAGTATACCACAAAAAAATATATTTTTCGAGATATCTAAAAAATTTTCAACCTTACATATAATACCTCAACACCAAATAAACTGTTGAAATCACAATTGTAATTAGCATCATTGGAAAGCCATATTTGAAATATTCTGCAAATGATAGTCTCTGCCCTTTTTCTTCAAGTAAACCCGATGTAACAACATTTGCTGATGCACCAATTATTGTTCCATTTCCTCCAAGGCATGCTCCTAAAGATAATGCCCACCATAAAGGCATTATATCCATATGTGATAATTTGCCCATATCTAATATCAAAGGTATCATTGTTGCTGT is part of the Caldicellulosiruptoraceae bacterium PP1 genome and encodes:
- the rlmB gene encoding 23S rRNA (guanosine(2251)-2'-O)-methyltransferase RlmB gives rise to the protein MRYIEGKNPVKEAILSRQNISDIYIANNQKDKQTLEIINLCKERGIVYKFVDRTKIEKMQKTKNSQGIIAISQDFEYVEVEDIINEAKKKNESPFIVLLDGITDPQNYGAIIRSAYLTGAHGIVIEKRNSCPITPIVEKSSAGALEYVKIARVTNLRRTIDELKQKNIWIYASDINAKNTIYKTDFKGSVGIIIGSEGKGISRLIKEGADFLIKIPQKGTLNSFNASVAAGIIFSEILRQRSL
- a CDS encoding NYN domain-containing protein, coding for MHLIIDGYNILNAWEDLKEIALEDLDSARKKLIDILADYQGFKKYKITVVFDAHQVKGALLKSEMINGVEVIFTKEGETADSFIERYVYENAKNENIVVVTSDYLEQLIILGSGATRMPARQFKLEVEKARKELKRIQEMKIYSNKVEDQLDERILKILDKLRGKVDSD
- a CDS encoding ATP-binding protein; translated protein: MNLKEINNKIDKIYFEKSLRAEDRKKQRIEELSSKSPEFSDLHQKIIKAGLLLSKASLFDNKEDIKKYTNILDNLILKRDQIVESLTNNKNYLNDIYDCYECRDTGYIQIENQLKMCQCRNQLFIEFLYEQSNIKEIIKEHNFQKFKLSYYSKEINEDEDISPYENVRHILKNIKQFIDNFDKREQRNLLIYGNTGLGKTFLAHSIAKEMLDRRKTVLFLDSLTLFEILKARYDSITSFYNENKEDSFRILDDIDLLIIDDLGTEGKNMRFLHGVFQSLLDNRYINNKKMVITTNLNITSLNEYYQDKNVGRLQEYFLFLYIFGNDIRVLKTKKEYS
- a CDS encoding type II toxin-antitoxin system PemK/MazF family toxin → MAPNRGEIWLVDLNPTRGHEQSGIRPAVVISIDEFNSCPAELVVVVPITSKNKNIPLHVELEPNETGLTVKSYAKTEDIRSISKERLIKKVGKLNIEKIEELSEKIRILLGL
- a CDS encoding DnaD domain protein; translated protein: MAKIFLSKEHVDYVVISHNFIANQMPFANGEFVKVFIYLKYLLSTSANDIDISKIAKDLNLLESDILKAIDFWAEKNQISIEKDQDGNISVLFSESVKENITEKQEVTPPVYSTEDIERFYETDNNFKFLVSYAENQYCKRFNKNDIDILLEIYDWLKLPIPVIVVLINYLTINRNNKSLKYLEQVAISWKEMNINTAEKAEEYIKSQEDKSKVKKLVLQNLGIYNRMPTKVENEMMDKWINEWKFSPEVILYACNYTKNINNPTVNYINGILKKWYEEGLKDIDTIQNYEKETKKEKSKNVKSNNSKSSQQRDPSEYAELEDLFKKVVRGNGK
- the thyX gene encoding FAD-dependent thymidylate synthase, which translates into the protein MESKVYILSHTPEPEKLVAAAARLCYSKSDIENLFENMDYEKANKLLNFLVEVGHQSPLEHISFSIGIEGVSRSFTHQLVRHRIASYSQQSQRYVNLQEFQYITPPSINEDEELNDIYINTMNKIAEVYQDLSTKLQEKITKKLINEGLTEKEAKQKAEKMAIEDARYILPNACETKIVMTMNARELLHFFEERCCNRAQWEIRDVADKILKEVRKIAPTVFKTAGPKCIRLGYCPEGKFTCGKFKEVQEKYK
- a CDS encoding CopG family transcriptional regulator, encoding MNKTTTVRIDNITYENLKKLSIQLNEPMHKIINEALKNYQKKLIIENTAKAYQELKNNNKLWQDELEERKLWDNTLYDLENE
- a CDS encoding RNA polymerase factor sigma-70, with amino-acid sequence MSTQNSTQNIIKLSDEELVKLSKEGCKEATDELISRYQNFVKAKCRMYFLIGADKEDIYQEGMIGLFKAIRDFDIDKYPHFRLFAEICITRQVITAIKTASRQKHIPLNTYISLNKPVYDDNEERTILDTLSSNVITDPEELMINREKIDMMMNIITRSLSPLEYEVLRLYLEGKSYQEIADEMNKDIKSIDNALQRVKRKIEKYI